One window from the genome of Amycolatopsis sp. NBC_01480 encodes:
- a CDS encoding urease accessory protein UreF → MDLSTLILADSRFPGGGHVHSGGLEEAVSRKLVTSERDLPGFLFGRLRTAGLIAAVFAAAATHAAARGVQGGHWRRLDVELDARTPSPAQRQASRAQGRGTARAGRVAWPSPVLTTLLAETPRPHHPIVLGALVGVAGGSPSDAAMAVAYLAVSGPASAAVRLLGLDPFAVNAVVARLGDEVRRVSEHAAGVAGLDPAELPAPGSPALDLFAEAHARHHEEEVRLFAS, encoded by the coding sequence ATGGACCTGTCCACGCTGATCCTCGCCGACTCGCGCTTCCCCGGCGGCGGGCACGTTCACTCGGGCGGGCTCGAGGAAGCCGTGAGCCGCAAGCTCGTGACCTCCGAACGGGACCTGCCGGGATTCCTTTTCGGACGATTGCGTACGGCAGGGTTGATCGCGGCAGTTTTCGCCGCCGCGGCAACGCATGCCGCCGCCCGTGGAGTCCAAGGTGGACACTGGCGACGGCTGGACGTCGAGCTGGACGCCCGCACGCCCTCGCCCGCGCAGCGTCAGGCGTCACGGGCGCAGGGCCGCGGCACCGCCCGTGCGGGCCGGGTCGCGTGGCCGTCGCCGGTGCTCACCACGCTGCTCGCCGAGACACCGCGGCCGCATCACCCGATCGTCCTCGGCGCGCTGGTCGGGGTGGCGGGGGGATCGCCGTCCGACGCCGCGATGGCGGTCGCGTACCTGGCGGTCAGCGGTCCGGCCAGTGCCGCCGTCCGGTTGCTGGGCCTGGATCCCTTCGCGGTCAACGCCGTGGTCGCGCGGCTCGGTGACGAAGTGCGGCGGGTGTCCGAACACGCCGCCGGCGTCGCAGGGCTCGACCCGGCGGAGCTCCCGGCGCCGGGATCACCCGCGCTGGACCTGTTCGCCGAGGCCCACGCCCGGCACCACGAGGAAGAGGTGCGTCTCTTTGCCAGCTGA
- a CDS encoding MBL fold metallo-hydrolase → MKVHHLNCGLMRPWGGRLFDEQPGVARRSSMVAHCLLVETPDSLVLVDTGFGTRGATDPDGWLGRGFRAMVGAKPTPDESAVAQIRALGLDPADVRHIVMTHLDVDHAGGLADFPQAVVHVSEEERKAAAGPRGFAEKTRYRAAQFAHSPLWSSYPDAGEQWFGFDAVRPLRGVAPEILLVPLAGHTVGHSGVAVDTGEGWLLHAGDSYFFHGQLNPVRPHCPPALRLLQRVNETDRRLRLSNEDRLRTLTRDHPDEVTVFSAHCPVELRALLR, encoded by the coding sequence ATGAAGGTGCACCATCTGAACTGCGGCCTGATGCGGCCCTGGGGCGGGCGGCTGTTCGACGAGCAGCCCGGCGTGGCCCGGCGCAGTTCGATGGTGGCGCACTGTCTGCTTGTGGAAACACCCGATTCACTGGTGCTGGTGGACACCGGCTTCGGCACGCGCGGCGCGACGGACCCGGACGGCTGGCTCGGCCGCGGCTTCCGGGCGATGGTGGGCGCGAAGCCCACACCCGACGAGTCGGCGGTCGCGCAGATCCGGGCGCTGGGCCTCGACCCGGCCGACGTGCGGCACATCGTGATGACACACCTGGACGTCGACCACGCGGGCGGGCTGGCGGACTTCCCGCAGGCGGTGGTGCACGTGAGTGAAGAGGAACGCAAGGCGGCGGCGGGACCGCGCGGCTTCGCGGAGAAGACGCGGTACCGGGCAGCGCAGTTCGCCCACAGTCCACTGTGGAGCAGCTACCCGGACGCGGGCGAGCAGTGGTTCGGCTTCGACGCGGTGCGCCCGCTGCGCGGGGTGGCGCCGGAGATCCTGCTCGTCCCGCTGGCCGGGCACACGGTCGGCCACTCCGGCGTCGCCGTCGACACCGGCGAGGGCTGGCTGCTGCACGCGGGCGACTCGTACTTCTTCCACGGCCAGCTCAACCCGGTCCGCCCGCACTGCCCGCCGGCCCTGCGGCTGCTCCAGCGCGTCAACGAGACGGACCGCCGCCTGCGACTGTCCAATGAGGACCGGCTGCGGACGCTGACCCGGGACCACCCCGACGAGGTGACCGTGTTCAGCGCGCACTGCCCGGTCGAGCTGCGGGCCCTGCTCCGGTGA
- a CDS encoding TetR/AcrR family transcriptional regulator has product MARTYGGVPPEQRRAERRERLLTAALELFTSVGFRQAKITQLCTRAGVSTRNFYEEFGSKEEVLRTLHDQINSLALRHVAAALEEVREADAMTRIARLLDVFVSTVTLDPRMPRLNYVEAVGVSPELELQHQVWVDRWATFIEEEARRAAEAGAAPDRNYRLTAIALVGAATGLLREWQAHEPPLPVEDIGKELRGVMMSAITRAE; this is encoded by the coding sequence GTGGCCCGCACCTACGGTGGTGTCCCGCCGGAGCAGAGACGGGCTGAACGCCGGGAGCGCCTGCTGACGGCGGCGCTGGAGCTCTTCACCTCGGTCGGCTTCCGGCAGGCGAAGATCACTCAGCTGTGCACCCGGGCGGGCGTCTCCACGCGGAACTTCTACGAGGAGTTCGGCAGCAAGGAGGAGGTCCTGCGCACCCTGCACGACCAGATCAACTCGCTCGCGCTCCGGCACGTCGCCGCCGCCCTCGAAGAGGTCCGGGAGGCCGACGCGATGACCCGGATCGCGCGGCTGCTGGACGTCTTCGTCTCCACGGTCACCCTCGACCCCCGGATGCCGCGGCTGAACTACGTCGAGGCCGTGGGCGTCAGCCCGGAGCTGGAACTGCAGCACCAGGTCTGGGTCGACCGCTGGGCCACCTTCATCGAGGAGGAGGCCCGGCGCGCCGCCGAAGCGGGCGCCGCGCCCGACCGGAACTACCGCCTCACCGCGATCGCGCTCGTCGGCGCCGCGACCGGCCTGCTGCGCGAATGGCAGGCGCACGAGCCGCCGTTGCCGGTGGAGGACATCGGGAAGGAACTCCGCGGCGTGATGATGTCGGCGATCACGCGCGCCGAGTGA
- a CDS encoding urease accessory protein UreD, with the protein MKAHARVVACFEGGRTILRELRSMAPLTLFPRRHTGRDAVVHLVSSATAPLGGDELLLDIRVGPGATLHLSGVAATLALPGLHGEPSTSIVDIEVADGGSLEYRPEPTVVTARANHTAVLRAALAENSYFRTREVLVLGRAGERPGRLTTTVAVTRGDLPVLRQTQSIGDPALDASLAVLAGRRVLATDLEVGGEPRPAASGEWWSRVPLAAGATMTTSLAADAVVALKGLDC; encoded by the coding sequence GTGAAGGCACACGCCCGGGTCGTCGCGTGTTTCGAAGGCGGGCGCACGATCTTGCGTGAGCTGCGTTCGATGGCGCCGCTGACGCTGTTTCCCCGCCGCCACACCGGCCGTGACGCCGTGGTGCACCTCGTCAGCTCGGCCACCGCGCCGTTGGGCGGGGACGAGCTGCTGCTGGACATCCGGGTCGGGCCCGGTGCGACGCTGCACCTCTCCGGCGTCGCGGCAACGCTTGCGCTGCCCGGGCTCCACGGCGAGCCGAGTACGTCCATTGTGGACATCGAGGTGGCGGACGGCGGCTCGCTGGAGTACCGGCCGGAGCCGACCGTCGTCACCGCGCGGGCGAACCACACCGCGGTGCTGCGCGCGGCGCTCGCGGAGAACTCCTATTTCCGCACCCGCGAGGTGCTGGTGCTGGGCCGCGCCGGGGAACGCCCGGGCCGGCTCACCACGACCGTCGCGGTGACTCGCGGTGACCTCCCGGTGCTGCGCCAGACCCAGTCCATCGGGGACCCGGCGCTCGACGCGAGCCTTGCGGTCCTCGCGGGACGGCGTGTGCTCGCGACTGATCTCGAGGTCGGCGGCGAGCCGCGGCCCGCGGCTTCCGGCGAATGGTGGTCGAGGGTGCCGCTGGCGGCCGGGGCGACTATGACGACTTCGCTGGCCGCGGACGCCGTTGTTGCCTTGAAAGGCCTGGACTGCTAA
- a CDS encoding urease subunit alpha codes for MPQIDRARYAELFGPTTGDRIRLADTDLLIEVTEDRSMGPDGSGDEVLFGGGKVIRESMGQGMATRAEGAPDLVITGAVILDHWGIVKADVGVRDGRIAGIGKAGNPDTMDGVDPALVIGPSTEVLSGNGKILTAGGIDCHVHFICPQLVDTALAAGLTTLVGGGTGPNEGTKATTVTPGAWNLGRMLSAMDGYPVNVLLLGKGNTVRHEALREQLAAGAGGFKLHEDWGTTPAAIDACLTVADESGVQVAIHTDTLNEAGFLESTVDAIGGRSINAYHTEGAGGGHAPDIIEVVGLPNILPSSTNPTRPHTANTLDEHLDMLMVCHHLNPSVPEDLAFAESRIRPTTIAAEDVLHDLGAISMMSSDAQAMGRIGEVVIRTWQTAHVMKRRRGALPGDGAADNLRARRYVAKYTINPAIAHGMESEIGSVEVGKLADLVLWEPKFFGVRPHVVLKGGFPAWAAMGDANASIPTPQPVLARPMFGAAPPVAAASSLHFVAPEALGSGLAERFGIRRPLVAVANTRARTKADMVLNDATPDVRVEPDSFAVHVDGELIEPQPVTELPMAQRYFLF; via the coding sequence ATGCCGCAGATCGACCGCGCCCGTTACGCCGAGTTGTTCGGGCCGACCACCGGCGACCGCATCCGGCTCGCCGACACCGACTTGCTGATCGAGGTGACCGAAGACCGCTCGATGGGCCCGGACGGCTCGGGCGACGAGGTGCTCTTCGGCGGCGGAAAAGTGATCCGCGAGTCGATGGGCCAGGGCATGGCCACCCGGGCCGAGGGCGCGCCGGACCTGGTCATCACCGGCGCCGTGATCCTCGACCACTGGGGCATCGTGAAGGCCGACGTCGGGGTGCGCGACGGCCGGATCGCCGGCATCGGCAAGGCGGGCAACCCGGACACCATGGACGGCGTCGACCCGGCGCTGGTGATCGGCCCGTCCACGGAGGTGCTGTCCGGCAACGGGAAGATCCTCACCGCGGGCGGCATCGACTGCCACGTGCACTTCATCTGCCCGCAGCTGGTGGACACCGCGCTGGCCGCCGGGCTGACCACGCTGGTCGGCGGCGGCACCGGCCCGAACGAGGGCACCAAGGCCACCACCGTCACGCCCGGCGCGTGGAACCTCGGCCGGATGCTGTCCGCCATGGACGGTTACCCGGTGAACGTGCTGTTGCTGGGCAAGGGGAACACCGTCCGGCACGAGGCGCTGCGCGAGCAGCTGGCCGCCGGCGCGGGCGGGTTCAAGCTGCACGAGGACTGGGGCACCACCCCGGCCGCCATCGACGCCTGCCTGACCGTGGCCGACGAGTCCGGCGTCCAGGTCGCGATCCACACCGACACGCTCAACGAGGCCGGCTTCCTGGAGTCCACTGTGGACGCCATCGGCGGCCGGTCGATCAACGCGTACCACACCGAGGGGGCCGGCGGCGGGCACGCGCCGGACATCATCGAGGTGGTCGGGCTGCCGAACATCCTGCCGTCCTCGACCAACCCGACCCGCCCGCACACCGCGAACACCCTCGACGAGCACCTCGACATGCTGATGGTCTGCCACCACCTGAACCCGTCGGTGCCCGAGGACCTCGCGTTCGCCGAGAGCCGCATCCGGCCGACCACCATCGCCGCCGAGGACGTGCTGCACGACCTGGGCGCGATCTCGATGATGAGCTCGGACGCGCAGGCGATGGGCCGGATCGGCGAGGTGGTCATCCGCACCTGGCAGACCGCGCACGTCATGAAACGCCGCCGCGGCGCGCTGCCCGGCGACGGCGCGGCCGACAACCTGCGCGCCCGCCGTTACGTCGCGAAGTACACGATCAACCCGGCCATCGCGCACGGGATGGAGTCGGAGATCGGCTCGGTGGAGGTCGGCAAGCTCGCCGACCTGGTGCTGTGGGAGCCGAAGTTCTTCGGCGTCCGGCCGCACGTCGTGCTCAAGGGCGGCTTCCCGGCGTGGGCGGCGATGGGCGACGCGAACGCCTCGATCCCCACGCCGCAGCCGGTGCTGGCGCGTCCGATGTTCGGCGCCGCCCCGCCCGTGGCGGCCGCGTCGAGCCTGCACTTCGTGGCGCCCGAGGCGCTGGGCTCGGGCCTGGCTGAGCGGTTCGGCATCCGCCGCCCGCTGGTCGCCGTGGCCAACACCCGCGCGCGGACCAAGGCGGACATGGTGCTCAACGACGCGACGCCGGACGTGCGCGTGGAGCCGGACAGCTTCGCCGTGCACGTGGACGGCGAGCTGATCGAGCCGCAGCCGGTCACGGAACTGCCGATGGCCCAACGGTACTTCTTGTTCTGA
- the ureG gene encoding urease accessory protein UreG → MPAEQKGHGHGHVHPVNFDPTAAEPDHYDAAPTAGRAYRIGIGGPVGSGKTALTAALCRALGDEVNLAVVTNDIYTTEDADFLRKAGVLDPARIEAVQTGACPHTAIRDDITANLDAVESLEERFPGLELVIIESGGDNLTAVFSRGLADSQVFVVDVAGGDKVPRKGGPGVTTADLLVINKIDIAHLVGADLDVMTSDAHRMRGDLPVITQSLVDTPDAPAVADWVRSLLPAALRA, encoded by the coding sequence TTGCCAGCTGAGCAGAAGGGCCATGGCCACGGCCACGTCCACCCGGTCAACTTCGACCCGACCGCCGCGGAGCCCGATCACTACGACGCCGCCCCGACGGCCGGGCGCGCGTACCGGATCGGCATCGGCGGCCCGGTCGGCAGCGGCAAGACCGCGCTGACCGCCGCGCTCTGCCGCGCGCTCGGCGACGAGGTGAACCTCGCCGTGGTCACCAACGACATCTACACCACCGAGGACGCCGACTTCCTGCGCAAGGCCGGGGTGCTCGACCCGGCGCGGATCGAGGCCGTGCAGACCGGCGCCTGCCCGCACACCGCGATCCGCGACGACATCACGGCGAACCTCGACGCGGTGGAAAGCCTCGAAGAGCGGTTCCCCGGGCTGGAACTGGTGATCATCGAAAGCGGCGGTGACAACCTGACCGCGGTGTTCAGCCGGGGCCTGGCCGACAGCCAGGTGTTCGTGGTCGACGTCGCGGGCGGCGACAAAGTGCCGCGCAAGGGCGGGCCCGGGGTGACCACCGCGGACCTGCTGGTGATCAACAAGATCGACATCGCGCACCTGGTCGGCGCCGACCTGGACGTGATGACCTCGGACGCGCACCGGATGCGGGGCGACCTGCCGGTGATCACGCAGTCGCTTGTGGACACTCCGGACGCGCCCGCGGTCGCGGACTGGGTCCGCTCGCTGCTGCCCGCGGCACTGAGGGCGTGA
- a CDS encoding DUF3558 family protein, producing the protein MRAYPVALLLAAAAVLTACSSGDQQAAAPSSAPSKPASPSSQAKQKQEPCTLLSASEVGQAIKIPGVTSQKGPDQTNAASGGTATSCEYLVGGKQAGALAVTRYEGREAKPADMIAAIKKAKPGAVDVPGFPDGAVFYLDEQKTATLAAAKISGGVPTLVNYTGPVKMTQQMMVPLVKTAVTAA; encoded by the coding sequence ATGCGTGCTTACCCGGTTGCCCTGTTGCTCGCCGCCGCCGCTGTGCTGACTGCCTGCTCGTCGGGAGACCAGCAGGCCGCGGCGCCGTCCTCCGCGCCTTCGAAGCCTGCTTCGCCGTCCTCGCAAGCGAAGCAGAAGCAGGAGCCGTGCACACTCCTGTCCGCGAGCGAGGTCGGCCAGGCGATCAAGATCCCGGGCGTCACCTCCCAGAAGGGCCCGGACCAGACCAACGCGGCCAGCGGCGGCACGGCGACCAGCTGTGAGTACCTGGTGGGCGGCAAGCAGGCCGGCGCGCTCGCGGTCACCCGCTACGAGGGCCGCGAGGCCAAGCCCGCGGACATGATCGCGGCGATCAAGAAGGCCAAGCCCGGCGCGGTCGACGTCCCCGGTTTCCCGGACGGCGCCGTCTTCTACCTCGACGAGCAGAAGACCGCGACGCTGGCCGCCGCCAAGATCTCCGGCGGCGTGCCGACGCTGGTCAACTACACCGGCCCGGTCAAGATGACCCAGCAGATGATGGTGCCGCTGGTGAAGACCGCGGTCACCGCCGCCTGA
- a CDS encoding DUF805 domain-containing protein, with protein MGFISAIRSVYRNVPEGVSRAPRSEYWWFALFSFLAYIPAIVLIGLTQTAWPLLGWFLLVGLPTVSASVRRLHDTDRRGWWMLLGFIPFGGFVLIVFYCLPSRPGPNRFGPQPGVRYQESFTRRA; from the coding sequence ATGGGGTTCATCAGCGCGATCCGCAGTGTGTACCGAAACGTTCCAGAGGGCGTGAGCCGGGCGCCGCGCAGTGAGTACTGGTGGTTCGCGCTCTTCTCGTTCCTGGCCTACATCCCCGCCATCGTGCTGATCGGCCTCACTCAGACGGCGTGGCCGCTGCTGGGCTGGTTCCTGCTGGTGGGTCTGCCGACGGTGTCGGCGAGTGTGCGGCGGCTGCACGACACCGACCGCCGCGGCTGGTGGATGTTGCTCGGCTTCATCCCGTTCGGCGGCTTCGTGCTGATCGTTTTCTACTGCCTGCCCAGCCGGCCGGGTCCGAACCGCTTCGGCCCGCAGCCCGGCGTCCGGTACCAGGAGAGCTTCACTCGGCGCGCGTGA
- a CDS encoding MFS transporter, whose translation MPPRTGARKILGRIVVDTRPLKIPAFRRLWMSTAVTAVGSQLTAVAVPKQIFDLTGSSGYVGLTGAVALVPLLVFGLWGGAIADAVDRRKLLLVTNVGVAITSALLWLQAFANFRSVWLVLVLLAANQAFFAINMPTRGAVVARLVPPELLPSANALNTTMSTFGAVFGPLFGGALIPVIGLSTLYLVDVCALMITLIAVWRLPSIPPLNGPSRRAGFSDVVDGFRYLAKQKVLLASFVVDIIAMVAGMPRALIPEMAERTFGDPPGGGPALGFLYAALPAGAMLIGLFSGWLHRVHRQGFAVVISICAWGAAIAAFGLAHSLWLAVIFMAVAGGADMVSSVYRQAILQTATTDEMRGRLQGVFTVVVAGGPRIADLTHGWAAALWGTKAAATGGGLLVIVLVLASMLLLPGFWRYRAPTHLERGE comes from the coding sequence CTGCCGCCCCGCACTGGGGCACGGAAGATCCTCGGCCGCATCGTCGTCGACACCCGGCCGCTCAAGATCCCGGCGTTCCGCCGGCTCTGGATGTCCACCGCCGTCACCGCGGTCGGCTCCCAGCTGACCGCCGTCGCGGTGCCGAAGCAGATCTTCGACCTCACCGGCTCCTCCGGTTACGTCGGACTGACCGGCGCCGTCGCGCTCGTGCCGCTGCTGGTGTTCGGCCTGTGGGGCGGCGCGATCGCGGACGCCGTCGACCGGCGCAAGCTGCTGCTGGTCACGAACGTCGGCGTCGCCATCACCTCGGCCCTGTTGTGGCTCCAGGCCTTCGCGAACTTCCGCTCGGTGTGGCTGGTGCTGGTGCTGCTGGCGGCGAACCAGGCGTTCTTCGCGATCAACATGCCCACCCGCGGCGCCGTCGTCGCGCGGCTGGTGCCTCCCGAGCTGCTGCCGTCGGCGAACGCGCTCAACACCACGATGTCCACCTTCGGCGCGGTCTTCGGGCCGCTGTTCGGCGGCGCGCTGATCCCGGTGATCGGCCTGTCCACGCTGTACCTGGTGGACGTCTGCGCGCTGATGATCACGCTGATCGCGGTCTGGCGGCTGCCTTCGATCCCGCCGTTGAACGGGCCCTCGCGGCGCGCCGGGTTCAGTGACGTCGTCGACGGATTCCGGTACCTGGCCAAGCAGAAGGTGCTGCTGGCGTCGTTCGTGGTGGACATCATCGCGATGGTCGCGGGCATGCCGCGCGCGCTGATCCCGGAGATGGCGGAGCGGACTTTCGGCGACCCGCCCGGCGGCGGCCCCGCGCTCGGCTTCCTCTATGCGGCGCTGCCCGCGGGCGCGATGCTGATCGGCCTGTTCTCCGGCTGGCTGCACCGGGTGCACCGGCAGGGCTTCGCCGTGGTGATCTCGATCTGCGCGTGGGGCGCGGCCATCGCGGCGTTCGGGCTCGCGCATTCCCTGTGGCTCGCGGTGATCTTCATGGCCGTGGCCGGCGGCGCCGACATGGTCAGCTCCGTGTACCGCCAGGCGATCCTGCAGACGGCCACCACCGACGAGATGCGCGGGCGCCTGCAGGGCGTGTTCACCGTGGTCGTCGCGGGCGGCCCGCGGATCGCCGACCTGACCCACGGCTGGGCCGCCGCGCTGTGGGGCACCAAGGCCGCCGCGACCGGCGGCGGCCTGCTGGTGATCGTGCTGGTACTGGCGTCGATGCTGCTGCTCCCGGGCTTCTGGCGGTACCGGGCGCCGACGCACCTCGAACGCGGCGAATGA
- a CDS encoding purine-cytosine permease family protein, giving the protein MTEILSDSGEETTNPPQRRYAALAANENREDYSLRYAAQSFRKWSPFVVATTALGGIAYLADFAIGASIVLSYGFTSGVLAILAAAVVIFVTGVPIARACATYGVDMDLLTRGAGFGYFGSTLTSLVYASFTVIFFSLEGSIMGQAFQLALGIPLPIGYLLATLIVLPFALYGMGAVAKMQTWTQPLWIAGLVLPFIVVLVREPGRFADFAAFGGTEGAGSGFSAVGFGFGMGVALSLIGQIGEQADYLRFMPEKTASNKRSWWAAVLAAGPGWVVLGAAKQIGGALLAFLALGAVGKTAALEPIAPYLDAVKPALGPVALTFAALFVVVSQIKINTTNAYSGSLSFANFFSRVLHKHPGRAWYVLVNCGIALALMEFGAFAFLNKILGFYSNVAIAWIGAVCADLVIAKPLGLSPRYIEFKRAYLHKVNPVGFGSMLIASVVSIVAYFGAFGPVLAAFSPLLAVVIAVVLVPTLAIATRGKYYLVRPNTVSGPGVEADLRATHVCSVCGDPYELPDIADCAKQGGAICSLCCTLDSTCHDMCREAGPVALPEPTFHTS; this is encoded by the coding sequence ATGACCGAAATCCTGTCCGATTCCGGCGAAGAGACCACCAATCCACCACAACGCCGGTACGCCGCGCTCGCGGCCAACGAGAACCGCGAAGACTATTCACTGCGCTACGCCGCCCAGTCGTTCCGCAAGTGGTCACCCTTCGTGGTCGCGACGACGGCGCTGGGCGGCATCGCCTACCTCGCCGACTTCGCGATCGGCGCGAGCATCGTGCTCTCGTACGGCTTCACTTCCGGCGTGCTGGCGATCCTCGCCGCGGCGGTCGTGATCTTCGTGACCGGCGTGCCCATCGCGCGCGCCTGCGCGACATACGGAGTGGACATGGACCTCCTGACCCGGGGCGCCGGCTTCGGCTACTTCGGGTCGACGCTGACTTCGCTCGTCTACGCGAGCTTCACCGTCATCTTCTTCTCGCTCGAGGGCTCGATCATGGGCCAGGCGTTCCAGCTCGCCCTCGGTATCCCGCTGCCGATCGGCTACCTGCTGGCGACGCTGATCGTGCTGCCCTTCGCGCTGTACGGCATGGGCGCGGTGGCGAAGATGCAGACCTGGACGCAGCCGCTGTGGATCGCGGGGCTGGTACTGCCGTTCATCGTCGTGCTGGTGCGCGAGCCGGGCCGGTTCGCCGACTTCGCCGCGTTCGGCGGCACCGAGGGTGCGGGGTCCGGATTCTCGGCCGTCGGGTTCGGCTTCGGCATGGGCGTCGCGCTGTCGTTGATCGGCCAGATCGGCGAGCAGGCCGACTACCTCCGGTTCATGCCGGAGAAGACGGCGTCGAACAAGCGCTCCTGGTGGGCCGCGGTGCTGGCGGCCGGTCCGGGCTGGGTGGTGCTCGGCGCGGCGAAGCAGATCGGCGGGGCGCTGCTGGCGTTCCTGGCGCTCGGCGCCGTCGGCAAGACGGCCGCGCTGGAGCCGATCGCGCCGTACCTGGATGCGGTGAAGCCCGCGCTGGGCCCGGTGGCGCTGACGTTCGCCGCGCTGTTCGTGGTCGTGTCGCAGATCAAGATCAACACCACCAACGCGTACTCCGGCTCGCTGTCGTTCGCCAACTTCTTCTCCCGTGTGCTGCACAAGCACCCGGGCCGCGCCTGGTACGTGCTGGTCAACTGCGGGATCGCGCTGGCGCTGATGGAGTTCGGCGCGTTCGCCTTCCTGAACAAGATCCTGGGCTTCTACTCGAACGTCGCCATCGCGTGGATCGGCGCGGTCTGCGCGGACCTGGTGATCGCCAAGCCGCTGGGCCTTTCGCCGCGGTACATCGAGTTCAAGCGCGCGTACCTGCACAAGGTCAACCCGGTGGGCTTCGGCTCGATGCTGATCGCCTCGGTGGTTTCGATCGTGGCGTACTTCGGCGCGTTCGGACCGGTGCTCGCCGCCTTCAGCCCGCTGCTGGCGGTGGTGATCGCGGTGGTGCTGGTGCCGACGCTCGCCATCGCCACCCGCGGCAAGTACTACCTGGTGCGCCCCAACACCGTCAGCGGGCCGGGGGTCGAGGCGGACCTGCGGGCCACGCACGTGTGCTCGGTCTGCGGCGACCCGTACGAGCTGCCGGACATCGCGGACTGCGCCAAGCAGGGCGGTGCGATCTGCTCCCTGTGCTGCACGCTCGACAGCACCTGCCACGACATGTGCCGCGAAGCCGGGCCGGTCGCGCTGCCGGAGCCGACGTTCCACACCAGCTGA
- a CDS encoding urease subunit gamma: MHLSPQERDKLLVHVAADVARRRLERGVLLNYPEAVALITDHVLEGARDGRTVSELVASGRTVLARAQVLGGVPEMVDSVQVEATFPDGTKLVTVHDPIV, encoded by the coding sequence ATGCACCTCAGCCCCCAGGAGCGCGACAAGCTGTTGGTCCACGTCGCGGCTGATGTGGCCCGCCGGCGGCTCGAGCGCGGCGTGCTCCTCAACTACCCCGAGGCCGTCGCGCTGATCACCGACCACGTGCTCGAAGGCGCCCGCGACGGCCGCACGGTGAGCGAGCTGGTGGCGAGCGGGCGCACTGTGCTCGCTCGCGCGCAGGTGCTCGGCGGGGTGCCGGAGATGGTCGACTCCGTGCAGGTGGAGGCCACTTTCCCGGACGGCACGAAGCTCGTCACCGTGCACGACCCGATCGTCTAG
- the pdxH gene encoding pyridoxamine 5'-phosphate oxidase, whose protein sequence is MMPEIDEVADVADAVVRLPGMRVAYDGAPFDETALAGTWTEQLQNWLGQAVSEGIAEPNAMVLATADTDGRPSSRTVLCKGLDERGVVFYTNYTSEKSHDLTATRYASVTFPWYGLHRQVTVRGEVEKVGSAETAAYWAQRPRGSQLGAWASPQSRIVDGRRALDNALRGIERRFADVEQIPAPPHWGGWRIRPDFVEFWQGREDRMHDRLRFHRTDDGWHVERLAP, encoded by the coding sequence ATGATGCCGGAGATCGACGAGGTGGCCGACGTAGCGGACGCGGTCGTGCGGCTGCCCGGGATGCGGGTGGCCTACGACGGCGCCCCGTTCGACGAGACCGCGCTGGCCGGGACCTGGACCGAGCAGCTCCAGAACTGGCTGGGCCAGGCGGTTTCCGAGGGGATCGCCGAGCCCAACGCGATGGTGCTGGCCACCGCGGACACCGACGGCAGGCCGTCCTCTCGCACGGTCCTGTGCAAGGGGCTCGACGAGCGCGGCGTGGTCTTCTACACGAACTACACCTCGGAGAAGAGCCACGACCTCACGGCCACGCGCTACGCGTCGGTCACCTTCCCCTGGTACGGGCTCCACCGGCAGGTCACTGTCCGTGGCGAGGTGGAGAAGGTCGGCTCGGCCGAGACGGCCGCGTACTGGGCCCAGCGGCCGCGCGGCTCGCAGCTCGGCGCGTGGGCGTCACCGCAGTCGCGGATCGTCGACGGCCGGCGCGCCCTCGACAACGCGCTGCGCGGCATCGAGCGCCGCTTCGCGGACGTCGAGCAGATCCCGGCGCCCCCGCACTGGGGCGGCTGGCGGATCCGGCCGGACTTCGTCGAGTTCTGGCAGGGCCGCGAGGACCGCATGCACGACCGGCTCCGCTTCCACCGCACCGACGACGGCTGGCACGTCGAGCGGCTCGCTCCCTGA
- a CDS encoding urease subunit beta, with protein sequence MRPGEIIPGDGPVELNPGRERVRLIVRNLGDRPVQVGSHYHFAAVNPGLEFDRDAARGHRLDVPAGTSVRFEPGIEREVDLVPLRGSRRVPGLRSEHAGEF encoded by the coding sequence GTGCGGCCAGGAGAGATCATCCCCGGCGACGGCCCGGTGGAGCTGAACCCGGGACGCGAGCGGGTCCGGCTGATCGTGCGCAACCTCGGCGACCGGCCCGTTCAGGTCGGTTCGCACTACCACTTCGCGGCGGTGAACCCCGGCCTGGAGTTCGACCGCGACGCCGCGCGAGGGCACCGGCTCGACGTGCCCGCCGGCACGTCCGTGCGCTTCGAACCGGGCATCGAACGCGAAGTGGACCTCGTTCCGCTCCGGGGCAGCCGGCGGGTGCCGGGATTACGCTCCGAACACGCTGGGGAGTTCTAG